Proteins encoded within one genomic window of Macaca thibetana thibetana isolate TM-01 chromosome 3, ASM2454274v1, whole genome shotgun sequence:
- the CLDN12 gene encoding claudin-12 → MGCRDVHAATVLSFLCGIASVAGLFAGTLLPNWRKLRLITFNRNEKNLTVYTGLWVKCARYDGSSDCLMYDTTWYSSVDQLDLRVLQFALPLSMLIAMGALLLCLIGMCNTAFRSSVPNIKLAKCLVNSAGCHLVAGLLFFLAGTVSLSPSIWVIFYNIHLNKKFEPVFSFDYAVYVTIASAGGLFMTSLILFIWYCTCKSLPSPFWQPLYSHPPSMHTYSQPYSARSRLSAIEIDIPVVSHTT, encoded by the coding sequence ATGGGCTGTCGGGATGTCCACGCAGCCACAGTCCTTTCCTTCCTATGTGGAATCGCCTCAGTAGCAGGCCTCTTTGCAGGGACTCTGCTTCCCAACTGGAGAAAATTACGATTGATCACATTCAACAGAAACGAGAAGAACCTGACTGTTTACACAGGCCTGTGGGTGAAATGTGCCCGGTATGACGGGAGCAGTGACTGCCTGATGTACGACACTACTTGGTACTCATCAGTTGACCAGCTGGACCTGCGTGTCCTCCAGTTTGCCCTACCCCTCAGCATGTTGATCGCCATGGGTGCCCTGCTGCTCTGCCTGATTGGAATGTGCAACACTGCCTTCAGGTCCTCGGTGCCCAACATCAAACTGGCCAAGTGTCTGGTCAATAGTGCAGGTTGCCACCTGGTGGCTGGGCTGCTATTTTTCCTGGCAGGTACTGTGAGCCTGTCCCCATCTATCTGGGTCATCTTTTATAACATCCATCTGAACAAGAAGTTTGAGCCAGTCTTTTCATTTGACTATGCAGTGTATGTCACTATTGCTAGTGCTGGGGGCCTGTTTATGACTTCCCTTATACTGTTTATTTGGTATTGTACATGCAAATCTTTGCCTTCTCCTTTCTGGCAACCACTGTACTCCCATCCACCCAGTATGCATACTTACTCACAGCCCTATTCAGCACGCTCTCGCCTCTCTGCCATTGAAATTGACATTCCAGTAGTTTCACACACCACTTAA